One region of Candidatus Methylomirabilota bacterium genomic DNA includes:
- a CDS encoding cyclase family protein — MPERPLPTEQEVRALIRDRRNWGRWGKDDQIGALNLITPARRAAAARLVRTGRSVSLSRPFPKEPGPNNALPAHHYMRTLPRGTGGFAADYYGIFYHGIASTHIDALCHTWDDEAMWNGRDPKKEITFDGATFGSVEHWAEGIITRGVLLDVPRHRGVPSVTWDRPVHGWELEDIVRARGIALEPGDAVCVYSGREAWQAANGDRPYGRPFGPGPTERPGLHVSCLEFLRDHDVSVLVWDMLDHLPVGYDVPWAVHAALFAYGVALVDNALLEPLSHVATEEQRDDFMLVVAPLVVVGGTGSPANPLAVF; from the coding sequence ATGCCAGAGCGCCCGCTGCCGACCGAACAGGAAGTCCGCGCATTGATCCGCGATCGCCGCAACTGGGGTCGATGGGGGAAGGACGATCAAATCGGCGCCCTCAACCTGATCACGCCGGCCCGCCGGGCGGCGGCCGCTCGACTCGTGCGCACGGGCCGGAGCGTGTCGCTGAGCCGCCCCTTCCCGAAGGAGCCCGGCCCGAACAATGCGCTGCCGGCGCATCACTACATGCGGACCCTCCCGCGCGGCACGGGCGGCTTCGCGGCCGACTACTACGGCATCTTCTATCACGGCATTGCCTCGACGCACATCGACGCGCTCTGCCACACCTGGGACGACGAGGCGATGTGGAACGGGCGGGATCCGAAGAAGGAGATCACGTTCGATGGGGCGACCTTCGGCTCGGTGGAGCACTGGGCCGAGGGCATCATCACGCGCGGCGTATTGCTCGACGTGCCCCGGCATCGCGGCGTCCCTTCCGTCACCTGGGACCGTCCGGTTCACGGCTGGGAGCTGGAGGACATCGTGCGCGCGCGGGGCATCGCGCTGGAGCCGGGCGATGCGGTCTGCGTGTATTCCGGTCGCGAGGCGTGGCAGGCCGCCAACGGCGACCGCCCGTACGGGCGGCCCTTCGGGCCGGGCCCTACGGAGCGGCCGGGACTTCACGTCTCGTGCCTCGAGTTCCTGCGGGACCACGACGTCAGCGTGCTGGTGTGGGACATGCTGGACCACCTGCCGGTGGGTTACGACGTGCCCTGGGCAGTGCACGCCGCGCTGTTCGCCTACGGCGTCGCGCTGGTGGACAACGCGCTGCTCGAGCCCCTGAGTCACGTCGCCACCGAGGAGCAGCGGGACGACTTCATGCTGGTGGTGGCCCCCCTCGTGGTGGTCGGCGGCACCGGCTCGCCCGCCAATCCGCTCGCGGTGTTCTGA